Proteins encoded in a region of the Lycorma delicatula isolate Av1 chromosome 6, ASM4794821v1, whole genome shotgun sequence genome:
- the LOC142326312 gene encoding uncharacterized protein LOC142326312 encodes MTVKNSTNGDNKRRTSTRRYNRKDCNLTRPKDNLPVERGQYCSHLKSEYRDKFRWLPLLDNCCIFRSGLNTQRKTDDTHLKLEGVFHHIPEYQESYVNYFPIQRVKLKRRKSQIEKPKENNIIKKSETKEQFIQYPDVKRPELKRKPTSLRPEGDFLVKKSEQHDRYIGYPGATPATLLRRSTDLKLEGEHYDKTEYKEEFRFFADPPPRPNLQRRLENLKMEGDVKYTPEYKEKYVDFPRERPVVKKQYATLKPEGEIGKTTELHSEYINFPRQRYIAPPIPDHLKPEGEIGKTTELHSEYVDFPRQRYVAPPIPDHLKTEGEIGKTTELHSEYVDFPRQRNIAPPIPDRLKTEGEIGKTTEHHSEYVDFPRQRYVAPPIPDHLKTEGEIGKTTELHSEYVDFPRQRYVAPPIPDHLKPEGEIGKTTELHSEYVDFPRQRYVAPPIPDHLKTEGEIGKTTELHSEYVDFPRQRNIAPPIPDRLKTKGEIGKTTEHHSEYVDFPRQRYVAPPIPDRLKTEGEIGKTTELHSKYVDFPRLRYVAPPIPDHLKPEGEIGKTTELHSEYVDFPRQRYVAPPIPDHLKPEGEIGKTTELHSEYVDFPRQRNIAPPIPDRLKTEGEIGKTTEHHSEYIDFPRQRYAAPPIPDHLKPEGEIGKTTELHSEYIDFPRQRYVAPPIPDHLKPEGEIGKTTELHSEYVNFPRQRYIAPPIPDHLKPEGEIGKTTELHSEYIDFPRQRYITGPIPDHLKPEGEIGKTTELHSEYIDLPRKRCIVKKIEDHLLPGNEIRDSTNNKLNYINFIPERPTYDNNRLSRNENTPRSAPSNLPNQDQRSDNIRKSVNKRLERQEIQGRPLSGPNAMNPDEPFRVLQVTGTGPKIRVSISGDDGSDSTTATTDSTDTTTATSTNSHTGPKFRMRVENVDENNNKNYGKRQDQDNISSSFVVLSDHNNFSRSKQTHNFEQQQRWVPSWAEKNSP; translated from the exons ATGACCGTGAAAAATAGTACCAACGGCGACAATAAGAG aagaacAAGCACTAGGAGATATAACAGAAAGGACTGCAATCTGACGAGACCTAAGGATAATTTACCGGTAGAACGAGGACAATACTGCAGTCATCTTAAATCGGAATACAGGGATAAATTTCGGTGGTTACCTCTGCTAGATAACTGTTGTATCTTCCGATCTGGACTGAATACACAGCGAAAAACAGATGATACCCATTTAAAGTTAGAAGGAGTATTTCATCATATTCCAGAATACCAAGAAAGTTACGTAAACTATTTTCCGATACAAAGAGTAAAGCTTAAACGACGAAAATCTCAAATtgaaaaacctaaagaaaataacataataaaaaaatctgaaacaaaagaacaatttatCCAGTACCCAGATGTGAAGAGACCTGAACTAAAAAGAAAACCAACCTCTCTGCGACCAGAAGGTGATTTTCTAGTGAAAAAGTCCGAGCAACACGATAGGTATATCGGCTACCCGGGTGCGACACCCGCAACGCTCTTAAGGAGATCAACCGATTTAAAGTTAGAGGGAGAACATTAtgataaaacagaatataaagaagaatttagGTTTTTCGCCGATCCCCCACCGAGGCCAAACTTGCAAAGGAgactggaaaatttaaaaatggaagggGATGTAAAGTATACACCagagtataaagaaaaatatgtagatTTTCCACGAGAACGACCTGTAGTTAAAAAACAATACGCGACATTGAAACCCGAAGGAGAAATTGGGAAAACAACAGAACTTCATTCAGAGTACATTAATTTCCCAAGGCAAAGGTATATAGCCCCTCCAATTCCCGACCACTTGAAACCTGAAGGAGAAATTGGGAAAACAACCGAACTGCATTCGGAATACGTTGATTTCCCTCGACAAAGGTACGTCGCGCCTCCAATTCCCGACCATTTGAAGACTGAAGGGGAAATAGGAAAAACTACTGAGCTTCACTCAGAGTATGTTGACTTTCCTAGGCAGCGGAATATCGCCCCTCCAATTCCAGACCGTTTGAAGACGGAAGGAGAAATCGGAAAAACTACCGAACATCATTCGGAATACGTTGACTTTCCTCGGCAAAGGTACGTCGCGCCTCCAATTCCCGACCATTTGAAAACAGAAGGAGAAATCGGAAAAACTACCGAGCTCCATTCAGAATACGTTGACTTCCCTCGGCAAAGGTACGTCGCGCCCCCGATACCTGATCATTTGAAACCGGAAGGAGAAATCGGAAAAACTACTGAGCTCCACTCAGAATATGTTGATTTCCCTCGACAAAGGTACGTTGCACCTCCAATTCCCGACCATTTGAAGACTGAAGGAGAAATCGGAAAAACTACTGAGCTTCACTCAGAGTATGTTGACTTCCCTAGACAGCGGAATATCGCCCCTCCAATTCCAGACCGTTTGAAAACGAAAGGAGAAATCGGAAAAACTACCGAACATCATTCGGAATACGTTGACTTCCCTCGACAAAGGTACGTCGCGCCTCCAATTCCCGACCGTTTGAAAACAGAAGGAGAAATCGGAAAAACTACCGAGCTCCATTCAAAGTACGTTGATTTCCCTCGGCTAAGGTACGTCGCACCACCGATACCTGATCATTTAAAGCCGGAAGGAGAAATCGGAAAAACTACCGAGCTCCATTCAGAATACGTCGACTTCCCTCGGCAAAGGTACGTTGCGCCTCCTATTCCGGACCATTTGAAGCCGGAAGGAGAAATCGGTAAAACTACTGAACTTCACTCAGAATATGTTGATTTCCCTAGGCAGCGGAACATCGCCCCTCCAATTCCAGATCGTTTGAAAACGGAAGGAGAAATCGGAAAAACTACCGAACATCATTCGGAGTACATTGACTTCCCTCGACAGAGATATGCCGCGCCACCAATTCCAGATCATCTGAAACCTGAAGGTGAAATAGGAAAGACCACGGAACTGCATTCGGAGTATATTGATTTTCCTCGGCAAAGATATGTTGCGCCTCCAATTCCCGATCACCTTAAACCAGAAGGTGAAATCGGAAAAACAACAGAACTTCATTCAGAATACGTTAATTTTCCACGTCAAAGGTACATCGCACCGCCTATTCCAGACCATTTGAAACCTGAAGGTGAAATAGGAAAAACAACTGAACTTCATTCTGAGTATATTGATTTTCCTCGCCAAAGGTATATAACTGGACCGATTCCCGATCATCTAAAACCGGAAGGTGAAATCGGAAAAACAACAGAACTTCATTCAGAATACATCGACTTACCTCGTAAAAGGtgcatagtaaaaaaaattgaagatcaCTTATTACCTGGTAATGAAATCAGAgattcaacaaataataaattgaactacataaattttatacctGAGAGGCCTACTTACGATAATAATCGTCTTTCACGCAATGAAAATACTCCACGTTCTGCTCCAAGTAATCTTCCTAATCAGGATCAGAGATCTGACAATATTAGAAAAAGTGTTAACAAACGTTTAGAGAGACAAGAAATACAAGGCAGGCCTTTAAGTGGACCAAATGCAATGAATCCAGATGAACCGTTCAGAGTTCTGCAAGTGACTGGCACAGGGCCAAAAATAAG AGTATCAATATCTGGGGATGATGGAAGTGATTCGACTACAGCTACAACAGACTCAACAGACACTACAACTGCCACATCAACTAATAGTCATACGGGCCCTAAATTTCGTATGCGTGTTGagaatgttgatgaaaataataacaaaaattatggaaaaagacAAGATCAGGATAATATATCATCATCGTTTGTCGTACTGTCTGATCACAATAACTTTTCAAGAAGCAAACAAACCCATAATTTTGAACAGCAACAGAGGTGGGTACCATCATGGGCAGAAAAAAATAGTCCATAA